The region ATGCGGCGGCTTTCTGGATCAGATCGTCAAAATCGAGTAGGCCTTCGCGCATCTTCGCCGCATCCCAGCGCAGGGCAAAAACACGCCCAAGCTCCAGTGCTGGTGCGAGGAATTCGGAAAGCTCCAGCAGTGATCTGCGCTCGTCGAATATGGCCAATGCTTCGGCTATCTCTTCCTGCCGACCGGGCAGAGAAGGATCCTCTTGCGCGGGCTTTTTCATTTGGCGCGGTGCGCCATTCGCCGTCAAAACGGTTTTGTAGAACTGATCGTACCGCTCTGCTCTTCCCGTAACGCCAAGAGGCAACCATTCACGGATAAAAGCGGCGGTTTCTGCCCCTGTCTTCGCACTCCAAGACTCCATCACAGGCAACATCGTCTGCAACTGGTGATCCGGAAACACATCCGGGGAAAGCGCATCTTGGGCCCACGCTTCATCCGCATCGCTTGGAATGCCCAGCAATTGCCTTACCTGCGGCGCCATTGGCGGCTGCCATGCGCCGGGCCCATACCAAAGCTCGGTCGAGTTTGCGCAGCGCATCAGCCATTTCTGCAGCGCATCCTGACCCTTGCCGAGAGTAAACTCCGCAACCGTTTTGAGCGTTGCGGTGTCATTATCGCGCTCGGCCGCGACCAGCATATCGGTCAGCACGTCTCGCGCCAGCAACACCCGTTCACGATCCTCTATCGGGCGCATTCCGGGCATCATCCCGGCCTCATTGGGGAAATTTGCAAGCAACCATTGCGAGAAAGCGTGGATGGTGTCGATACGCAGTCCGCCACCCGGACAATCGAGCACACTGGCAAACAACGTCCTTGCGCGATCACGTTTTTCCGGACTGTTCGAAGCCCCGATATGCTCAAGCTCTTTGCCAAGTTTCGCGCTGTCGATCTGCACCCAGCGTGCCAACACCGAATTGATCCGGTTTGCCATCTCCGCCGCGCCCGCTTTCGTGAACGTCAGACAAAGTATCTGCGAAGGATCAACATGGGGTTGCAGCAGCAGCCGCAAAACGCGCGCGGAAAGAACCTGGGTCTTTCCTGTGCCGGCAGAGGCGGACAGCCAGACGCTGTCCTCGGGTGCAACCGCCGCGCGCTGGTTGTACTTGAGGGGGAAGACTGCACCGCTCATGCCGACGCCTCCTCATAGTCATCGACCAAGTTGGCCTGCCACTCATCCAGACGCATCAATTGATCATAGTCATTGTAGCCTGGATAATCCGGGTTCAGCTTCGCAGTGAAAGGATTATCGCCTTTGACAAATTGAGTGATGGCTTTGCGCAGAAACTCTTCATGTTTGGGCAGGAACTCGGCGGGTTCAATGCCACTCCGTTTCTGTCCGTCCTTCCAAGGTGTAGACACAAATCCGAAATCGCCATCGTCCTTGGCCAGCGACCAATACTCGAAACGCGACGTGACACCACTGTATCCAGCAAAGTCGCCATCCCGTGCGATCAATCCCATCGTGCCCATCTGCAGGGCATAGCCTGCTTCAACTTGAGCGGCCGAAGGTGGCTTGCCTGTCTTGTAGTCAACAATCGCAAGTGAACCATCGTCCATCCGGTCAATCCGGTCAGCGCGCCCATAAACCCGCACGCCGTCAAATGTCATCGAGCCTTGGGGTTCAACCGCTACAATCGCCCGATCTTCCAGAACGGCGACCTCTCGCTCAACCCACTCAAGCCCGGCCAGCAGACGCGGCTGCCACAACCCGCGCAAGAGCGGGTGAATGTTAGCCTCATCCAGAACCTTCGCTACAATCCCGGCAATGCTGACGGTATTGCCGTTCAAATTTGCCTCATGCCAACGCTGAAGAATCGTATGCGCTTGCGTGCCTTGCCAGGCGAAATCACGCGACGGATCTGCATCCAGCGGATCAAGCTTGCGCAATGCCAGAATTTTGTCCGCATAGAACTGGTATGGATCACCCAGCAGCCGGTCGAGACCCGTTACATTGATTGCGACATTGCGCAGCTCCAACGACGGTTTCGGTTCGGGTCTCGGGTAGGCATCCCGTTCGCCAGCGTCGCGGTCGATCGCATCGACCAATTGCGCGACCTCGCTAAATTCATGCGCTTTCGCGTTTTCGCCCAGCAGCGCTTCGATACGCAGGAGAAAACGGGACGGGATCGTAGGCCCGTCCATGTCGCGTATAGCGCGGGTCAAAACGACGTCAGGCGCGCCCAGCGCACCCGCCAGATCATGCGCCGCTAGACCAATTCGGAATTCCGGGCCGGGCATTCCCAATGCGCGCAAAATAGCTGGCGCCAGCAGTGGATCAGGCGACGGAGCTTGCGGCCACGTCCCCTCATTCAAACCGCCACAAATCACCACATCAGCACGCGTCATGCGGGCTTCAAGCAAGCCGTAAATGGCTACGCGCGGATGGCCGCCATAGGGTGGGCGGACGGACACTTGCTCCATCGCATCGCGCAAAGCGGAGTGCAGCTCTTCCAGCGATATCTTTGTCCCCACGTCACGCGCATGGAGGCGCAGTTCTTCAACCAGCCGAGACAAAGCGCGTCCGTCTTCATTTCGCCAGACCGCTTCGCCTGCCATCGCTTCTGCAGTAGCGGACAACACATCTATGGTGTCCGCGAGCCCGATCAGGTCACTTTGCCCGGCAAGGTCGATAATCGGCTGCAGCAAGTTTTCCACCTCACTCCACCAATCTGCAACACCAGCGTCACTCGCGACCTTTCGCAGGCTTTCCAGCCCGGGTGCAGGCCGCGGCCCACGCAGCTTTCTTTCGAATGCGCGCAACGCCCTGAGCCAATCCGCGCGTGCATCATCTTGCTTCACCAGCGGGTGGCCAAGCGCGGCAATCAGCTGGACTGGCGCTAACTCCTCAACCGCAAGTTCCGCCAGTTGCAGAGCGAAGCGACCAGCAGGCGTGAGCGACAATGGCATGCCTGCGGTATCGTCCGCTTCGATGTTCCAGCGCGTCAAATGCTGCACCACGCGCCGCGCCAATGTGCGATCGGGTGTGACGACCGAAACGCGCTTCTCAGGCTGTTCCAAAGCTTCACGCACCAGAATGGCGATTGCTTGCGCCTCGTCCTCCGAAGTCGCGCAGGCAAGCGTCTTCACGCCCGAAAGCCTGCGTTTGTCAGCAGGCAAATCGACCCAGGCTTTGCTCGCTTCCGGTGGCAGGAATAGCGAGGAGATCGCGTGACTGCGCTCTGGCGGGGCCGCGCTCATGCCCTTGCGATGCCATTGCCGAACCTCTTCCCGCGCTACGCCCATCCGGTGCAGCAGGAGCTTCAAGTGATACTGCGGGTGCGTAGCCGCTTCACGCGCTGAGAATGGCAATTCGTCCGGCTCGGGCGAACGCCCTGCCCGACCCAGTTCATCCCAGCCATTATCTGGCATCGAAAGATCAAGATCGGGCAGAATAACGGCGCCGTTCGGCAAGTCCGCGATCCGGCGCAGCATCCGCGCCAGAGCTGGCGAAGCGCTTGTCACTCCGGCGGCCACAATGGGCGTTTCTGGTGGAGCATCTTTCCATCGCCGTGAAGCTTTATCGAACAGCATGTTGCGCCGTGTCGCCAGATCGACTTCGCCGCGTTCGTCCAATTCCGCCTGCCAAAGCGTTTGCACCAGCTTGAACAGTTTGGTGTTGCGCTGCCAATGTTCGGATAGCTCTGTATGCGCGCCCAGAACACGCTCACTAAGAAAGTCATTAAAGCTGATTTCCTCTGCGATCAGCCTATCCATGGTGCCTGCCAATTCGCGCGACATGCGGAGCAACGCCGCATCACCCGAAATGTGTTGCCCCTCGCGTTCCATGGCGGTGCGCAAATGGCTTGCTAGAACCAGCCATCGCCGCGTCGGATCAGCAGCCGCCGGGATGTCTGACGCACCCAAAGGATCGAGCAAGGCGCCCAGCGCTTCATTGAGGTCATGATCGCCGATCATGACCATGCGCGGCATCAAGAGGCCGTTCGCATCGCCTTGCATTCCATAGTGACGGATGAAGGCTTCACTCACGCTGCGGGCGGTCCTGCTGGACGGCAAAAGCAAGGTCAGACGGGCAAGGCCCACGCCCTCCTCGCTATAGCGCGGGACAAGACCCGCCACGAGCGCATCCGCGAAACCGCGATGAGCGGCAATTGAATAGATACTTGGCTGTTTCGCTTCAGCCACGCTGCAGCGCTGCTTCTGTCGGCGCTATCGCTTCTGGCGTGCCGACTTCAAACCATTGTCCTGTGAAAGATGCCCCAAACAGGCGTCCTTCCTCGATCGCGCGGTTCCAGAGGAGGTTGGTTGAGAAAGCGCCCTCTGGCGCTTCACGCATCAAGCGATGCGAGACCAGCTGGATTCCCGTATAGATAAAGGGTGCAATGCGACCGCTGATGCGGCGGCGAAGGCGACCGAGCGGATCCATGTGGAAGTCACCCGCGCCACTGAAATTGACCGCGCGCGCATGCGGCACCACAAGCAGCAAAGCGTCCATCTCGTCCGGATTCCAGCGATTGGACAGGTCATGGAATGCGCTGCTCGGCCCATCCAGCCAGATATTGTCCGAATTGAGCGAAAAGAACGGATCGGGCAGCCGCGGCAATGCCTTCAACATGCCGCCACCCGTTTCGAGCAGCTCCTCACGTTCATCGGAGATAGTCACCGCAGGAGCAGCGCGCCCGACGATATGCGCTTCCAGCGCATCCGCGAGATAATGCACATTGACCACAGCTTTAGCGACCCCTGCATCTTCGAGCCGGTCCAGCGCATGATCGATCAGCGGTTTTCCAGCCACGCGCACCAGTGGCTTGGGCTGACTAGCGGTAAGCGGACGCATCCGCTTACCCATCCCGGCCGCCAAAATCATCGCAGTATCCGACGCCAGTTCGCTCATGCGATTGTCCCTCCGCCGCTGCGGCGAATTTCATCGGGAATGTTCGCATCAAACCAATCGGCAACGGGTGAAAGAGCCGGATGCAGAAGGTCGCGCTCCATCAACGCCCAAACACGCGGGATGTAATCGAGATATTTCGGCTTGCCATCCCGCTTGCATAACCGTGTGAAGATACCGACGATCTTGGTGTTCCGCTGCGCGCCGAGCACGGCATAGTCCGCCTCGAAATCTTCTCCCGCATGCGCAGCAGAAACGTATCGGTCCAGCATCGCGCGCTCTAACGCCGGCGCAACATCGCGGCGCGCATCCTGCAATAAAGAAACCAGATCGTAGGCGGGATGGCCCACCAAAGCGTCCTGGAAATCGATGAGGCCTTGCTCGCCCTCTGCACCGCCAGCCCCGTTCAGGATCATGATGTTCTCGGCGTGGTAATCCCGCAGAACAGTGACCCCCGGTTGCTGCCGCGCCAACACCGGTGAAAGAACCGCGTCCCAGGCTTTGATGAAGCCGGCTTCATCCACGTTCAAACCAGCCGCCGGGCAATACCATTCGGTCAACAGCCCAACTTCGCGTTGGTACACCGACATATCGTATGACTCGAGCGGGCCGGCTTTGTGCTGATGCAGCTTCACCAAAGTGTCTATCGCCTGCGCATAGATTGCGGTCTCTGTCTCTGGTCTCGCCTCGATCCATTCACGCATTCGATCGTTGCCAAAGTCCTCGATCAGCAACCACCCAGCATCCAGATCCTGCGCCAACAATTCGGGCGCGCGCATATCGTTATCGAGCAACCATTCGGCCACAAATACGAACGGTCTCGGGTCCTCGTGAGGCGGAGGTGCGTGCATCAACATTGCGGTATTTGCACCATTGCGCAGCCGGAAATAGCGCCTGAAAGACGCATCCCCCGGGATCGCCTCAATCGACGCTTCACCCCAACCCGCACCAGTGATGAAACCTTGCAAACCTTCAGGCAGAACAGTCATGGCAAACGGCTTAGCCACTCCCTGCCGCCTTGAACATTCGCACGGCGTGATTGGCCCACAATTTCCAGCTCGATCGCGAGGCAGGCTAGTTCATTCGAAAAACCACCAGCCTTTTCAGGCCATTCAGCGATCAACGCAGCACCTTCGCGATAGTCATCCAACCCAAGCTCGAGGACTTCGGCCGGGTTTTCCAAGCGATAGAAATCCGCATGGACGATTGGCGGTGATAGCGCATCATAAACCTCGATGATTGTGAAGGTTGGTGACGGAACCTCCCCCGTATGCCCCAAACCTGCGATGATGGCACGTGCCAGTGTCGTCTTCCCGGCGCCCAAATTGCCCGTGAGCGCAACGACATCACCGGCTTTCAGCTTGCGCGCAATCACCTGGCCAAACTCGGTCATGGCCGGCAGATCAGGTAATTCACGAATCACGGCAGCATGATCAAGGCGGTGGTGCCAACGCCCTTCCTGCTTTCGAGTGTCAATTTGCCGCCGTGCGCTTCAACAAACTGGCGGGCCAGGGGAACGCCAAGCCCGTCGCGCCGCTCGACCTTGCCGTCTTCGGTCACGCGCAATCCATCGAGTAAACGTGCCAACTCCTGTTTGCCCATTCCGGATCCATTGTCCGAAATCACAATCCGCGCGCCATCCTTCGTACGGGCAACGTCAACCAGGATTTTGCCGCCGCGATCTGTAGCTGCGATGGCATTGTCGAGCAGGTGACCAATCGCACGGCTCAATTGCCTGGGGTCAGCATCAATCGCACCGCCCGCATTTCCGCGCAGGTCCAGGCTAAGTCCCTTGTCGCTGATCGCCTGCTCTCGCTCACGCACAATGCCGGTCACAAAGGGGAGCAGTTCGAGCCGCTTCTTCGAAAGCGGCAACATGCCCGCTTCACCTTGCGAGAGATCAAGCACGTTCTCGACCTGATCGGTCAGGCGGTTGACCGAATCCAGAATGGCTTGAACGTATTCTTCCAACTGCGGACTGACGGGGCCAGCTGCACCGCTTTGAATCAACTCCGCAAAACCGCCGATCGACGTGAGCGGAGTACGAAATTCATATGACATATTGGCCAGGAAGCTCGCTTTCACACGATCCGCCTCTTCCAGCGCTTGATTGCGCTCACGCAGAGCGGTCTCTGCCATTTGTGAATCCGTGATGTCGAGAACCGTCAACAGTCCATTGCCATCGGGCAAAGGCACACCCGCAAATTCAAGCGTTCGACCGCCCGCCAGCTCAACCCGCCCGCCTTTTTCCTTGCGGTCCAGCGTGGCAGACCGGATGATCTTGCCAATCGCATCCGCATGGGCAGACTTCTGCAGATTTGGCGCGATTGCTTCGATCAACTTGTCGGCAGAAGGGTGACCGTCAAGCGCTTCGGGTTCAATGCCCCAGATTCCCGCAAAGCTGCGGTTCCAAAGCTGAAGTGACCCATCTGGAGCGAACACAGCGATCGCCTCGAACAGGCTGTCGAGCATGGCCGTTCGCGTTCGCAGCAAGGTGTCGCGCGTGGCGGATTCGGCCAATTGCTCTGTGCGATCTTCGGCGAAAAGAACCAAGCCGCCATCCGGCATAGGTTGACCGACAATCCGAAGATGTTGCCCCGCACCGAGCGGCCAAGCCTCCTCCACCGCCTCGTTTAAGCTGAACCATTCGACCCGCTCGCGGCGCCAGGCGGGGAAATCTCGAACCTCTGGCGTGCGCCGTTTCTCTCGAGAATCGCTCAAGAAACGATCAAAGGGAATGTGATCGGATACGATTCCAAATGGCAGATCGAACAGCCGAATGAAGGGTTTGTTCGCAAAGGCCAATTTCTGATCGGCGTCAAACTGAGCAACCCCAACCGACAATTGATCCAGCATGGCACGTTGCGCTTGGCGGAATGCGCGGAATTTGCGGGCAATCTGCTCTGTTTCTTCGATATCAATCGCGTAGCCAGCAATGCCTTCGTCACCGACTGCAAGGTCGCTAACCCGCAAAAGCCTGCGCTGCCAATCAATTGTCGCAGGAGATTCCCGCTCAATCGTTTCACCGCTTGCAGCGGCTTCCTTCGCGTAATCTCGTGCTGACTTGCCTTGATGGGATTCCAACAATTCGATCTGTTTGCTGACCACTTCGTCGGCGCTTTGCGCTGCCACAGCGTCGACGTAGGCCCGATTCACCAGCTTGATATTGGCATCTTTTCCCCGGAACCACATGGGAATCGGGGCCGCCTCAATCAAACCAACCAGAGCAGTGAAATCACTTTGCGCCCGCGAAACCTGTTCGCGCAATAGAGCCAATTCGCCCTCGCTCTCGGTAAAATCGAAAATCCACACCTGCGCCGCCCCGCCTGGCGCGACTTTGGGGTCTGCCGCACACCCACGGAATGCCAGGCTGCGCCCCGCGCCATCCAATTTGATCGACATGCGAAAAGGCGCGGCAGTTCTCTGTGTGACCTTGATAGCCTGGGTCAAATCTTCAAGCTGCGCAGTTGTGAGGCCAGCGCTCGCGCCGCCGTCGAGCTCGCTCAAGAACGATGGAGGTGAATCTAGGCCAAGCCACCCAGCAAGGCGTTCATGCACCTCTAACCTGCCATCGGCAAGGACCAGCATCGGGATGGCCGGGGCTTCTTCGAGCATGCCCGAGAGCCGCGCGCTTGAACGTTTCAGAACCTCAAATTTCTGGGACCTTTGCGCTGCTCTGATCATAAGCAACGCTGCGCCCACCGTCCAAGCGGCTAGCAGTAGCCCTATCATGGCCAAAGCGGTCGGCGAAAAGTCCATCGATCCCAGCTATGCGCGGGCTGCGGCGGATGCAACCGATCACTAAAGAAAAGCCCCCGCAAACACATCAGTTTGCGAGGGCTATCGTAGATTTTCGGACGAACCGAGCGCTTAGTAGCGATAGTGATCCGGCTTGAAAGGTCCTGCCTGTGGCACGCCAATGTAATCGGCCTGCTTCTGGCTCAGCTGAGTCAGCTGAACACCAAGCTTCTCTAAGTGTAGCGCTGCCACCTTCTCGTCCAAGTGTTTGGGCAGAACGTAGACTTCATTGTCGTACTCATCCGCCTTCGTGAACAATTCGATCTGCGCCAGCGTCTGGTTAGTGAAGCTGCTGCTCATGACGAAACTCGGGTGACCGGTCGCGCAGCCGAGGTTGACCAAGCGCCCCTTGGCAAGAACGAGGATCGAAGACCCGTCCGGGAAAGTCACAAGGTCGGTTCCTTCCTTGATTTCTTTCCATTTGTAATTGTCGAGCGCAGAAACCTGAATCTCGCTGTCGAAGTGGCCGATGTTGCACACGATTGCCATGTTTTTCATGGCTTCCATATGCTCGCCAGTGATCACGTCTTCGTTGCCGGTCGCCGTCACGAAGATATCAGCGCGTTTCACCGCTTCATCCATCGTCACAACTTCATAGCCATCCATCGCTGCCTGCAATGCACAGATCGGATCGATTTCTGTGACCATAACGCGCGCACCGCCATCGCGAAGTGACGCCGCTGAGCCCTTGCCAACGTCGCCATAGCCAGCAACGCAAGCGACCTTGCCAGCCAACATCACGTCAGTCGCACGGCGGATCGCGTCGACCAGCGATTCCTTACAGCCATAAAGGTTGTCGAATTTGGATTTGGTCACGCTGTCGTTCACATTGATCGCCGGGAACGGCAATTTGCCCTGTTTCGCGATCTGATAGAGCCTCATCACGCCGGTAGTGGTTTCTTCCGAGACGCCTTTGATGTTTTCAACCGACTTGGTCAGATAACCTGGCCGTGCAGCAACGAAAGCCTTGAGCGCGCGCTGGAATTCGATTTCCTCTGCATTGCCAGGTGCTGGCAATTCTTCGCCAGCCTCGATGCGGGCGCCCCAAAGCGCGAACATGGTGGCATCACCCCCATCATCAAGGATCATGTTCGCCGTCAGGTCAGCATGTGATTCGGTCGACCAATCAAAGATACGACCAACATAGTCCCAATAATCGGCCAGACTTTCACCCTTGATCGCAAACACGGGGATACCCTGCGCCGCAATGGCTGCCGCTGCGTGATCCTGGGTCGAGAAGATGTTGCAAGTTGCCCAGCGGACTTCCGCACCCAGTGCAATGAGAGTTTCGATCAGAACGGCCGTCTGGATGGTCATGTGCAGCGAACCGGTGATGCGTGCACCTTTCAACGGCTGGCTCTCTCCGTATTCCTCCCGCAATGCCATCAAGCCGGGCATTTCCGTTTCGGCGATCGCGATTTCGTCTCGACCATACTCGGCCAGCGCGATGTCTTTAATGATGTAATCTTGTGCAGCTTTTGCCACGGCCAAACTCCTGAAAATCAATCCAGCATCGCAGCCGATGCCAGTGCCAAAAATATGTCGGGGGCTCTAACGCCAAGACTGCCCTGAGGCAAATATAAAAGATTCTTTATATCCTTCATTATTGCGGACGCGCAGCAAGCGCCTATATCGAGCGCAGTTAAACGGAATTTCGAAAGGATATTACGCGATGGCAATTTCGGTTGGTGACAAGCTTCCTGATGTAACTCTGGTCAAAGCGACCGAAAACGGGCCGGAGCAAGTCTCCTCGGCCGATTATTTCGCTGGCAAGAAAGTAGCTCTCTTCTCGGTTCCGGGCGCCTTCACACCCACCTGTTCAGCACGCCACCTTCCCGGTTATGTCGAGAAGGCCGCAGAGCTGAAGGCAAAGGGCATTGATGAAATCGCCGCGACCGCAGTGAACGATGCCTTTGTCATGGGCGCATGGAACAAGGCAGCTGGCAGCTATGACATCACGATGCTGGCAGACGGCAATGCCGAATTCGCGGAAGCGGTGGGCCTGACCATGGATGGTTCGGGCTTTGGTATGGGCAAGCGCGGTCAACGCTTTTCGATGATTGTCGAGGACGGCATTGTCAAAGAACTGAATGTCGAAGCGCCAGGCGACTTCTCGGTTTCGAGCGCGGAACACATGCTCGGCCAGCTCTGAGCTTTCCAACATATGTAAGCTTGAAGGGCGCCCAGTGCGGCGGCCTTTTTCGTTTCATTGAGGCGAATTGAACCGAATCAGACGCGCGATTCAGGCCGATACAATCAGTTCGCCGCAACTTGCGCTCGAAACACCCCCAATAGCTATCAGGCAAGCTGGGATCGTGTGAATGGCGCGATTATGGCTTCTCGTCACATTTTAAACGGGGGTTTGGCTCGCGCAAGCGGGTCAATTTCATATGGGTCGGCCGGTTTGTCCATAGATACAACATTGCAACCGGCTACGAATGAAGGAGTACACTGATGAAAGTCCACTCAAAGGGAACCAAAGCGATGCTCGCAATGTCGATTGTCGCAGCGCCCGCTTGGAGCGGAGCGGTTGCCCAAGACCAAACCGCGCCATCGGAAGAAGTCTTGACTACGGTTGTTGGCGTTGAAGGCCCGAAGATCGAAGGAATTATAGCCGCTCGCAATGAAGATCGTCTGCAAATCACAACGGCAGGCGGAACTACCACCACGGTTGCGGTAAACGACGAAACCCGCGTACGCGGAACTGGTGGCTTCCTTGGTCTGGGGCGCAAAAGCCTCGGCATCGATGCGCTGCTCAACGGCCTGCCTGTGACAGTTGAAACCTGGCAATCCGGCGCAACGCTTGTTGCCAGCGACATTCGTTTCAAGAACGATGATCTTAAAACCGCTGCGATGATCCGCAACGGAACCGCTCAACGCTTCGCAGCAAACGAGCAGGCGATCGGAGAGAATAAGGTCGGCGTTAAAGAGAATGCACGCGCAGCAGAGGCTCTTCGCGGCCGACTTGGCGACATTGATCAGTATAACATCAAGGGCGTGACTAATGTCTACTTCGCCTCTGGCCGCTACCAGCTGTCTGGCAAAGCTCGCGAAAAGCTGTGCGCCGCAGCCGCTGAAGCCGATGCGATCGAAAACTCACTGCTACTGGTGGTTGGATACACTGACTCAACTGGCAGCTATGAAGTAAACCAACGCCTGAGTGAGCAACGCGCAGGCCGCGTAGTTAACTACCTCCAACAGGAATGCTCGTGGAAGCCATTTCGCATGTTGACGCCGACTGGCATGGCCGCCTCTGATCCGACGGCCGACAACAGCACCGCCGCAGGTCGTTCAGAAAACCGCCGCGTTTCAGTCAACATTCTGGTGAGCAAAGCGCTCGACAGATTTGGAGACAGCTAAGTAAATTTGACTTTTAGTTTTGGAAGGGCGCCCGCCGAAATTCTCGGTGCGGCGCCGTTTATTTTGCCAATCAATATCTAGGCCAGTCTCGCAGCGATGCGCTCAAAACCAGGCTCGCAGCCCGATCAAGATTTTGAGACCAGCCACATCTTCACCTTCGGCGCGGGCAAGATCGGCGGTCTGACCCAACTTTGCCTTGTACTCTACGCCGACATAGGGCGCGAATTCAGGCACGAATTCATAACGTAAGCGGAGGCCCGGCTCGATCTTGGTCAGACCTGCACCAATCTCTCGCTCCGGAATATCCTGCGCTGACATCTCGAGTTCGAATCGCGGCTGAAGAATCAGCTGTTGCGTGATCTTCTGGTCGTATTCAGCCTCTATCCGCGCGGTCAGATCGCCACGGTCCGACAGGAACAGCGCGCCATCAACATGGAACATGTAAGGCGCGAGGCCCTGAACGCCGACAACCAGATGCGAACGCGTGTCAGGCTCCGGATCGAAGCGAATGCCGGCTTGCAAATCGAAGAATGGTCCGATTGCGCGGCTGTAAAGTGCCTGGACCTCAGCGTCCTCTAACTCACCGCCAAACTCGCCTTCGCCCTCGGTTTTTAGCACGAAGCGATTGATATCGCCGCCATACCAGGCCTGCGCGTCCCAGACATAGCCCGTATCGCCGCCCTCGGTGGGGACGCGTGCCTCGAGCCGCTCAATCATGACCATGCCGGTCTTCATCGCACCATTTTCGCGAGCGAGTTGCGCGCGGCTGGGGGCCATCGCGACTTCGCCCCAGATATCGTCGGCAGCGTGACGCGGGCCTTCGAATGCGCGGGGTGGCACTGCGTTCTCCGGTGCGGCCCCGGGTGCTGATTTGTCCTGCGAAATGGCGTGGCCCGAATGGTCCATTTGCGAGTGGTCTGTCGCCTCTTGCTTTGGCGGGCACTGTTCGGGCGGCATATGCCCCATTGCGCAATGGTCGACTTCTACCTTGTCAGGCGCGGCCTGATGCTGATGCGCAGAATGATCCTGCGCTGCCGCAGGTGTGCTGGCGGCCAAGGCAGAACTAGCGAGCAAGAGCGCGCGCATCAGTGGTGCCCCTCATGCGGGAAAGGTCGCACGCTGACGACCTGCATCATCCCGGCATGCATGTGGTAAAGCAGGTGGCAATGGAAAGCCCAGTCGCCGGGCTCATTCGCGGTCAGGTCAAACGTTGCCGTACCGCCGGGCTGCACCACCATCGTATGCTTCAAGGGTTGATGCATGTGGTCTACGCCATTGACCATCTCGAAGAAATGGCCGTGCAAATGGATTGGGTGCGCCATCATGTTCTGGTTGACGAGCTTCACTCTGACCCGCTCGTCAAAACCGAAACGTATCGGATCATCGGTAACGGCGGTGAACTTCTTGCCGTCGAAGCTCCACATATAGCGTTCCATATTGCCGGTAAGATGGATCTCCATCTCGCGCTCGACCTCGCGATGCGGGTTCATCCGCGCAGCCCTGAGGTCGGTGTAGCGCAGCACACGGTGCGGCACCTTGTCGAGGCCAAGACCCGGGAAGTCCATCCGGTCCATCGGCATCGGCGCGACCATGTCCAATCCAGGGCCAACCTTCACGTCGCCGGGCAATTTTGAGGTGTCACGCATGTTGTGAT is a window of Altererythrobacter rubellus DNA encoding:
- the addB gene encoding double-strand break repair protein AddB, which produces MAEAKQPSIYSIAAHRGFADALVAGLVPRYSEEGVGLARLTLLLPSSRTARSVSEAFIRHYGMQGDANGLLMPRMVMIGDHDLNEALGALLDPLGASDIPAAADPTRRWLVLASHLRTAMEREGQHISGDAALLRMSRELAGTMDRLIAEEISFNDFLSERVLGAHTELSEHWQRNTKLFKLVQTLWQAELDERGEVDLATRRNMLFDKASRRWKDAPPETPIVAAGVTSASPALARMLRRIADLPNGAVILPDLDLSMPDNGWDELGRAGRSPEPDELPFSAREAATHPQYHLKLLLHRMGVAREEVRQWHRKGMSAAPPERSHAISSLFLPPEASKAWVDLPADKRRLSGVKTLACATSEDEAQAIAILVREALEQPEKRVSVVTPDRTLARRVVQHLTRWNIEADDTAGMPLSLTPAGRFALQLAELAVEELAPVQLIAALGHPLVKQDDARADWLRALRAFERKLRGPRPAPGLESLRKVASDAGVADWWSEVENLLQPIIDLAGQSDLIGLADTIDVLSATAEAMAGEAVWRNEDGRALSRLVEELRLHARDVGTKISLEELHSALRDAMEQVSVRPPYGGHPRVAIYGLLEARMTRADVVICGGLNEGTWPQAPSPDPLLAPAILRALGMPGPEFRIGLAAHDLAGALGAPDVVLTRAIRDMDGPTIPSRFLLRIEALLGENAKAHEFSEVAQLVDAIDRDAGERDAYPRPEPKPSLELRNVAINVTGLDRLLGDPYQFYADKILALRKLDPLDADPSRDFAWQGTQAHTILQRWHEANLNGNTVSIAGIVAKVLDEANIHPLLRGLWQPRLLAGLEWVEREVAVLEDRAIVAVEPQGSMTFDGVRVYGRADRIDRMDDGSLAIVDYKTGKPPSAAQVEAGYALQMGTMGLIARDGDFAGYSGVTSRFEYWSLAKDDGDFGFVSTPWKDGQKRSGIEPAEFLPKHEEFLRKAITQFVKGDNPFTAKLNPDYPGYNDYDQLMRLDEWQANLVDDYEEASA
- a CDS encoding nucleotidyltransferase family protein; translated protein: MSELASDTAMILAAGMGKRMRPLTASQPKPLVRVAGKPLIDHALDRLEDAGVAKAVVNVHYLADALEAHIVGRAAPAVTISDEREELLETGGGMLKALPRLPDPFFSLNSDNIWLDGPSSAFHDLSNRWNPDEMDALLLVVPHARAVNFSGAGDFHMDPLGRLRRRISGRIAPFIYTGIQLVSHRLMREAPEGAFSTNLLWNRAIEEGRLFGASFTGQWFEVGTPEAIAPTEAALQRG
- a CDS encoding aminoglycoside phosphotransferase family protein, which translates into the protein MTVLPEGLQGFITGAGWGEASIEAIPGDASFRRYFRLRNGANTAMLMHAPPPHEDPRPFVFVAEWLLDNDMRAPELLAQDLDAGWLLIEDFGNDRMREWIEARPETETAIYAQAIDTLVKLHQHKAGPLESYDMSVYQREVGLLTEWYCPAAGLNVDEAGFIKAWDAVLSPVLARQQPGVTVLRDYHAENIMILNGAGGAEGEQGLIDFQDALVGHPAYDLVSLLQDARRDVAPALERAMLDRYVSAAHAGEDFEADYAVLGAQRNTKIVGIFTRLCKRDGKPKYLDYIPRVWALMERDLLHPALSPVADWFDANIPDEIRRSGGGTIA
- the tsaE gene encoding tRNA (adenosine(37)-N6)-threonylcarbamoyltransferase complex ATPase subunit type 1 TsaE; translation: MIRELPDLPAMTEFGQVIARKLKAGDVVALTGNLGAGKTTLARAIIAGLGHTGEVPSPTFTIIEVYDALSPPIVHADFYRLENPAEVLELGLDDYREGAALIAEWPEKAGGFSNELACLAIELEIVGQSRRANVQGGREWLSRLP